In Dermacentor variabilis isolate Ectoservices chromosome 11, ASM5094787v1, whole genome shotgun sequence, one genomic interval encodes:
- the LOC142563101 gene encoding uncharacterized protein LOC142563101 encodes MEALLPSPASSEEMVSSAYYGHQLAAAWSATPLSSLPGFCSSHGNRGFNPETPSPDNSSSWESQLESDSPTRDAVRTVADLVPVKGPFVAAGIASSDVDHAAVVVSSTSTAAAGSGSCDGVKPVPSHREKPPHLVARRNARERRRVQAVNNAFCRLRKCVPVENRAKRLSKVKTLHKAIEYIYALQDLLDQADEEAGAPAVAVPNMAEVEEIRKSEHSVMKQKGNEPPCDQQRWINLENVDRGTESYQGFANFYEQFPTTYAT; translated from the exons ATGGAAGCCCTGCTGCCCAGCCCGGCATCGAGCGAGGAGATGGTGTCTTCGGCTTACTACGGCCACCAGCTGGCCGCTGCGTGGTCGGCGACGCCTCTGTCATCATTGCCTGGATTTTGTTCGAG CCATGGAAACCGCGGTTTCAACCCGGAAACGCCATCACCGGACAACTCCTCCAGTTGGGAATCACAGCTCGAGTCTGACTCTCCAACCAGAGACGCCGTCAGGACGGTGGCTGACCTTGTTCCCGTGAAGGGTCCCTTCGTCGCCGCTGGCATCGCAAGCAGTGATGTTGATCATGCCGCCGTCGTGGTCTCTTCTACGTCAACTGCAGCGGCCGGGTCTGGCTCATGCGATGGTGTCAAGCCCGTTCCTTCGCACCGGGAGAAGCCGCCGCACCTTGTGGCCCGGAGGAATGCCAGAGAGCGACGCAGAGTGCAGGCAGTGAACAACGCGTTCTGCAGGCTACGGAAGTGCGTGCCGGTCGAGAACAGGGCCAAGAGACTGTCAAAG GTCAAAACATTGCACAAGGCAATCGAGTACATATATGCTCTTCAGGACCTTCTCGACCAAGCCGACGAAGAAGCTGGAGCTCCAGCGGTAGCAGTACCGAACATGGCAGAGGTTGAAGAGATACGCAAGAGTGAGCACTCAGTTATGAAACAGAAAGGAAACGAACCACCCTGTGACCAACAACGCTGGATCAATCTCGAAAAT GTTGATCGAGGCACAGAGAGTTACCAAGGATTCGCCAACTTCTACGAACAGTTTCCAACAACGTATGCAACCTGA